Proteins from a genomic interval of Schistosoma mansoni strain Puerto Rico chromosome 2, complete genome:
- a CDS encoding putative meiosis-specific nuclear structural protein 1, producing the protein MEKVFGLLKQLNCENRERKTVVVEQNLLKAYSEYSKSKSAMLIRSTALKEERDSEKAKMAETLLMEHFKKNNPDVRDMLRAADQNDIVDHWNDQLNEHNKLKQSEDLSQIVMKEMESDVKMYEDKQNAEIELKRLQAKEEHLAYLQKQLRELNNRENEAKRLAEKEKDLMKELARIDQLEQERYRIEEKCKRELYGRALLHQHQTALRKRSLFIQNELKDDLNWLNQLTKQETLDYGADIEHLTEYKTITTRIQKHSINSSYEASKLWAKREEEWRNETANRQKLLHEVIEDRRKQISDQLTSIQHLQQEELISTEELLEQIETMNINNKFEEIKRHHQNIEQSTELTNQIIEKTKLNQLAKNEIDADKEVQMNTELAYEEIIQQITSYQTKALSNLLFLKDDIFEMETLNLYNKKAITIQLWNSEHHLNNRYWEEFQSQPQVIKRYLQNEAKQMNRYALITMLSNVSGPIVQI; encoded by the exons ATGGAAAAAGTATTCGGACTACTTAAACAACTCAACTGTGAGAACCGAGAAAGAAAAACAGTGGTCGTCGAACAA AATCTATTAAAAGCATACAGTGAATATTCTAAATCCAAGTCAGCTATGCTAATTCGGTCCACTGCACTAAAGGAAGAACGTGATTCAGAAAAAGCAAAG ATGGCTGAAACCCTCTTGATGGAACATTTCAAGAAAAACAACCCGGATGTCAGGGATATGTTACGTGCAGCCGACCAAAATGATATTGTTGATCACTGGAATGACCAACTAAATGAACACAATAAA TTAAAACAATCCGAAGACCTTAGTCAGATCGTCATGAAAGAAATGGAATCAGATGTTAAAATGTATGAAGATAAACAAAATGCAGAAATAGAACTAAAGCGTTTACAAGCTAAAGAAGAACATTTGGCATACCTTCAAAAACAATTACGTGAATTAAACAATCGAGAAAATGAA GCAAAACGTTTGGCTGAAAAAGAGAAAGATTTAATGAAAGAATTAGCTAGAATTGATCAATTAGAACAAGAACGATATAGAATTGAAGAAAAATGTAAACGTGAACTATATGGACGTGCTTTATTACATCAACATCAAACAGCACTACGTAAACGTTCATTatttatacaaaatgaattaaaagatgATTTAAATTGGTTAAATCAATTAACTAAACAAGAAACTCTTGATTATGGCGCTGATATTGAAC ATTTAACAGAATACAAAACAATTACTACTCGAATACAGAAACATTCCATCAATTCTAG CTATGAAGCATCAAAGTTATGGGCTAAACGTGAAGAAGAATGGAGAAATGAAACAGCCAATAGACAAAAACTTTTACATGAG GTTATTGAAGATCGTCGTAAACAAATCTCAGATCAATTAACTTCAATTCAACATCTTCAACAAGAAGAATTAATTTCCACTGAAGAATTATTAGAACAAATTGAaacaatgaatataaataataaatttgaagAAATTAAACGTCATCATCAAAATATAGAACAATCAACTGAATTAACTAATCAAATCATAGAAAAAACTAAATTGAATCAATTAGCTAAAAATGAAATAGATGCAGATAAAGAAGTTCAAATGAATACTGAATTAGCCTATGAAGAAAT CATACAACAGATCACTAGTTATCAAA CTAAAGCTTTATCAAaccttttgtttttaaaagatgATATATTCGAGATGGAAACATTAAACTTATACAATAAGAAAGCAATTACAATACAATTATGGAATAGTGAACATCATTTAAACAATCGATATTGGGAAGAATTTCAATCACAACCTCAAGTCATAAAAAGATATTTACAAAATGAAGCTAAACAAATGAATCGTTATGCCTTGATAACAATGTTGTCTAATGTTAGTGGGCCTATAGTACAGATATAA